In Phycisphaerae bacterium RAS2, the DNA window GTTGACGGTGTTGCCATGCCGAACGCAACCTCCGTGGGGTATTCCGCCTTCAACGGAGCAACCGCAGTCTGGACGTCCTGGTTCCATTCCGGGTCACCACCATGCGCCATGATCAGCAGGCCGGTTTTCGGCAGGGCGCAACCTGCTACAAGAATCAAACCGAGAGACAATAAAATCCGTGGCATAAAACCTCCCCTAATTGAGACTGAGTCTCAATTCCGCAATGCTAGCGGCGTTTTCGGCCCCGGCAAGTGGGCACGCGGTGGGTTTTGTTATCGCCATCGACTGACCGGTCGTTGCCGGCATCCGAATTACAATAGGAGACTGGCCGCAACCTGTGCGGATTTCAGGAGCCTAACATAATGTCAAACAAAAGCTTGGTCACCGCAACGCTCATCGTCGTTCTTTCGCTGAGTGGGCTGATTCCTGCTCGGGGCCAGACACCAGCACAGGATGGACAATGGTCGACGCCGTTCTCTCTGCCGCTGATCGCGATTCACTCGGCCGTTCTGCCAACGGGAAAAGTCTTGATGTTCTCCGCCGAGCACGGTGTGCCTGGTATCCACGCGTGGTTGTTTGATCCCGCATCAATTCTAGGAACTCCGGTGCTGACCAATGTACCTCCGCCCACTGGCTGGAATCCAGACTGCGCCGGGCACAGTTTTCTGCCCGACGGTCGCCTCCTCGTGGCAGGGGGGACGCTGCAATTCAATCCTCTGCTTGGTTCGAAACTGGCGTATCTCTTCGATCCCTGGATCGAGCAATGGATACAAGTCGAGGACATGCGTGCGGGACGTTGGTACCCGACAAACGTCACTCTACCTGACGGCCGCGTCGTCACCATGTCTGGGATAAACGATACCGACGGGGGTCTCAATCCGGACATCGAACTTTGGGATGTCAACGGAGCAAACAACTGGGAGTTGCTCGGTCAAAAGTACATTCCGTACTATCCGTATCTCCACGTATTGCCAAGCGGCTTGGTTTTTCGCTCCGGACCCGACAGCCAGACCGAGACGTTCAACCCAGCGACGTCTATATGGACGCCGGTGGATGGCACAAATGCGTCCGCACGCTTTGAGGCGCCATCGGTTCTCCTGCCGCCCACCTTGAATCGAGTCATGCTCATCGGCGGTTACACCGGCGGTTCTAGTTTGCCCACGAATTCGGCCGAGATCATCGACTTCTCAACAGGGACCCCAACATGGACCCTCACCGCTCATATGGGCTTTCGCCGCATGGAATTCAACGCCGTGATTCTTCCGACGCAAAAGGTCCTCGTTGTGGGCGGGAAGGCCAGCGCCGACGGTTCGCCCGATCAGCCTGTTCTCACTCCCGAGATTTTCGACCCGGCGAATCCATCGTGGGATCAAGTCGCACCGCATCAGATTCCACGCATGTACCATTCGACGGCAATACTTCTCCCGGACGCCCGAGTGCTGGCAGCCGGCGGGGACTTCCAGCCAACTGGAGAGATCTATTCTCCCCCCTATCTCTTTCAAGGCCTTCGTCCGACGATTACGTCTGCTCCGGGCTGGATCGCCTACGGGTCAAACTTCGCGCTTGGGTTTACGAGTGCAACCGGAAACAATCGAGTGGCTCTGATCAGCCTGTCAAGCGTTACGCATTCAGTGAACATGGGGCAACGATATGTTCTGCTTGCTCAGGGTCTCGCGGCAGGAGGTGCCGTCAGTGTGCCAGCGCCAGCCAGCGGATACCTTGCGCCGCCCGGCTATTACATGCTGTTCGTAGTAAACGCCAACGGTGTTCCATCGGTGTCGCAAATCGTGCGAGTTGGAGAGCGTATCCCCGGCGACTTGAATTGCGATGGGATGGTGAATGCATCGGATCAGTCGCCGTTCGTAAACGCTCTGCTGGACCCAGCCGGCTTCAGCGGCTGCGCCATTCTCAATGCAGATATGAACGGGGACACCCTCATCGACGGGCAAGATATTCCCGGCTTCGTAGCCGCCCTGCTATAAGAAGTAGTGATGAAAGTAAGGCTCTCTGGGCTTGAAAGAACACGGCGTTTTTCAACAATATATTCTTTTGGGCAACCTCATCGACCCCACTGGACGCGAAGAGGTAACGTGGTGGACGCGTAGCATCCGTGAACGGCGCTCAGAGCAGGATGCGGGACACCGCTACAACCGACTTTAGTCCGCTGCCGAAGCGGGCCATTACGTCGCGGTTCTTTGCAAGTTCACTGTATGGCAGGAAGCGAACCTTCAGGTCGGCCACGCGGCGGAACGCTGGACGGGCAAGCTGCTGCCGAACGTCGTCCTCACGAGCGTCAGGGGCGACAAGGTACAGCCCCACTGCGGCTCGATCGGGCGCGCCCAGTGCCAAGTCGAGCATTCGCACGATGCCGGAATAGATGCTCGTCGTGTGCTCGACTTCGAATGCGGCGGCGACTTTGCCACGAGCATCTAGCCAAAGGACGTCGATCAATCGCACCGCCTCGCCCCCGGGGCCGTCGTCCAGCCCGCCCGGGAGCGATTCGACACACCCGTCGCACAGCCGCCCGCCATCATGGGGTCGATTCCGGTCGTTCGCCGCAATCCACACGTCGTACCCAAGCGCCTTCCCGAGATCCCGCAGCCAGCCCTGCACCTGCGTGTGAGATCGTTCCTCATCTTCTGCGGCCTTGGACGTCTTCTTCGCGGCGGCGGACTCCTCGCGGACCTTGGCTAGGTCCGCCTCCCACGCCGCCAGCAGCGCGGCGTCATCCGAGCACGGCGGAGGCTGATACCGTCCAGTGCCCACATCGAAAAGTAGCCCCGCGATGGCGCCCAAGTCGTTCGACAGCACGGCGCGGTCCTCGGCATTGAGCCGCAGGATGCCCGCGCGCATGGCCAAGTATTCTTCCCACGAGCCGAGCTTCACCTTCGCGCCGGTCAAAAGGTTGTAGCCCTTCACGATAGCGGTATTGAACGGCGTAGCGAGGGTTGGGTGCAGGAAGTACAAGAGATTCGCGGCTGCCGGCCCCAGCCCCTTGATTCGTAGTTCGTCAAGGTTGCGAACTGCCGCGATGATAGCGCCCTCCGTATCACAACACGCGCACGTGTGGAGAAACCGGCCAAAGGCTCGCTGATGGTCCTGGTTCTCGTAAATGTCCGGGATGCGCAGCTTGGGCTTCCATAAAAAGGCGTGGTCGGCGCCCTTGAATATCTGCCGCTGTTCGGCAATGGAGTGCACGACCGTCTCCAGCGACGAACCTTTGTAAACGTTGCCAAACGTCCCGGCCTCGATCTCGCGGACCACCTCCGCGATCCCGGTGCGGATGGATCGGAAGTTCTTAAGCCGCTGGTCCCACAGAAACCACGACAGGTACGTGCTGCCGGGGTCGTCTTTCCAGCGTTGAATGAGTGTTGTCAGCCCGCTTGAAATCATGGCGATCATGTTAAAACGCAGCCGTTTCACTTGCCAGCTTGAAAGAGTAGTTGGCTATGGGAGCAAGGGCTGCACGAAGCGAATCGGAACGCCGAAGTTGGAGCCTTGGAAGTCGCGCAGAATGGCGAAATTGACGCCGATTACGTCGCCGTCGGGACCGAACACGGGACCACCAGAGCCGCCGGAAGTCGTAACGGCGTCGTAGATGAGTTGGCGGCCCGTGGCGTCGCTCAGCGTTCCATGCGTAATCACCGGCGTAATCGCATGACGGCGGCTCAACGCTTCGATCAGCGTGGTGGTGTCGTGAGCCTCGGCCAACGCTGCATGAGCAACATCGGGGTCGGCTCGGGCTAGCAAGGCCGATAGCCCTGTCGGATAGCCCAAAAGCATGAGCCTCTCGCCGCGCAGTTCGCGCGGATCGCGATCGGAGAGCGGAAGGACAGGAATGCCTTTGACCGATACCACGAAGACGGCCACGTCCACGCTCTCGGTACTGACTCGGATCGTTTTGGCGTCGATGGACAGAGGCTCATGGTCTGGAAATGTGGCCGTCAACTGGATGAACGTAGGTTCCAAGCCGGCGGCCAGGAGCGGTGCGACGCGCTCGTTGTTCCACCAGGGCTCGGCTACATGGCGATTGGTGACAACATGGCCGTGATCGCTTACGAGAAAGCCAGATCCGAGATACTCCAGCTCGATGGGCTTTTCCTCAGCGTCCTTAACAGGCGCGGATGTTACACCGCGGCGCTCGTGAAACGTGAAGACACCGTGGATCAGACAAACGCCCCGGCTGTACGAATCCATGACGCGTCGCATGGCCGCACGACGATGCCCCTCCTCCTCCGCGACGCCATCGTAGCGGCGTAGTTTTGCCCGGAGAACTTCAACCTCGGCGGTAGAGACCTGAGCGGCATGTTGTTTGCGGCAGGCTTCGAGTTGCTGTTGGAGATCCCCAGCCGTGGTCTGGATTCCATGCCGCGCGTTGGCGCCGCCGTCACGGCAAGAGGCCACCGCCAGCATGAGCATCGCCGCCACTGATACAACTGAAAAAAACGGCTTGACGCTGAACACTGCGCACTCGTTCCTTCTTCAGGCCCTTACTCATCCTCATGCGTTGCCTTAAACCTATCCTCCGAACCTCTCCGTACGGATACGTTCCTGGCCCGCATGTAAGTGTCAACGAATTGGCAAGCCGCGGGACTGGGCTTCCTGAAGTCTACGTGACTTAACCTGCTCGCGTGCCTGCGCCGTATCGCTATCAGCGAAATTGCGGTCATAAACGAAACCAAAGCCATACGAGAACCGGAAGGCGTTTCTCGCAACGGAGAGAAAGGGCGCGAGGGCGGTGGTGCCAACATTCACTAGATCATTGGGCTTTAGCAGCACATCGGCCTCGGTACCGGCGAAGATCGCATCCAGATTCACTTGAAATGTCTGCTCCTCGTCATTATTGAGCCGACGCACGATTTGAACCCTGGACGGCCAAGCAAGCGGACCAAAGCCGCCAGCCGCGGCAATCGCTTGCTTCAGCGTCGGACCATGTCCGTGGGTCTCATACGCGCCGGGTCGTGCGACGTTACCAGCCATGTAGTATTCGCCCATCGCACCGTGCGAGACATATATCAGGTCAAGGGGGCGGATGACGATGTTTTGGCTAGGCACGCCGTTCATCAAATCCTCAACTTCGATCGTGATTACTCTGTTCGCTCCCGGCTGGCTCGTGGGCGGTCCACCATGTTCGTGCAGCAACAGAGGATCCGACGGGCCTCCTTGCAGAGACTGTTGCGCTCTTGTACCGGATTGTGCCGTCACGAGTGGGAAAGCATCCCGTTTAGGAGCGGCAGAATGATGTTCATGTCGATGAATTGGTTGGGAGGCCGGCGCTGAGCCGCCTTGAATTTCCCTTTTTGCCCCCTGACGGATTACGTAAAGTTCGTGCAATTCAGGCGGGACGCCGCCCGCATCGGCAAGTGCGTTCAGCAACCGATACTCAGGGGTCGGAATCGAGTAGGCCCCGGAACGACGAACTTGTCCAAGAATCGAGTACGTCAATCCAGGGGATTCCAAAAGCTGGACCTGCACGTCGGCATCTTCAAGGATCTGTCTGGCTCTAAGCTGTGACTTGATCTCAAGCTCGATCTCGCGCGGCGTCATCCCGGCGACGCGGAGCGAACCCAAGATGGGAAGTGTAATCGACCCACCGTCTCCCACTTTGATTTGTTGTGAAGTTTTCTCTCCGGGTGAGAGCAATTCAAAGATCGAAACTATGATCGTATCTCCGCCCGCAATCTTTGACTCTTCATAGATTGGGACCAGGTCCTCCGCTGTTGGAGGCTCTGCTCTTTCAAGATGCATGGGTTCCTCAAGAAGGCTGAGCGAGTGGCGGATTGGATTTCGCTTCGGCTCGCGGAACTGACCTACCTGCGTGGGATCGAGGAAGCCGTTTTTCACCCAATTCGCGGTCTCTGCTTTCTCGCAACCAAGAGCGACAACCAGCAGGCACGCCGAGGTGCTAAGAAGCGGAGCGCCGATCGACTGCTGCCGTCGGGTCGGAAAGGGTCGCAATTTGCTAAGACGGTCCACAATAAGCGAGAATTCCATGGGCATGGGTTTTTCGAGAGCCAGTTGACCGGCGATGCGCACAAACTCCCCGCTGACGCTCCTCGCAGCGAGCGCACGTACGCCCCTATCCACTACTTGATTTGATGCACGACACGAGACTTTTCTTCCCCTTCCTCAAAAATGCAAGTTTTGACCCTATCCGCACGGCCTGAACAGGAGCCGCCCGCCGTGCTAATTCCAACCTTCGGGTTCCACTCGTGTCTGACGCAATAGAACGGCCGGTGTTGACGCCGTCGGGGTTGTCAACACATAGGCCATGACTTTCAGGTTGTTAGGAGAATCCAAAATGACTCAGGTTCTACGGAAGGTCGCAATGCTGGCCGCTTTGGGGGTGGCAGTCGTTCTTGGCGGTGCCCAACAAGCAAAAGCGGACCATGAGTGTGGTTCCGGCGGCTACTACCGAGGTGGATATTCGTCTAGCGGCCACTCTTACCGTTCAGGAACCATGTACTACGCCCGTCCCTCGTACCCTACGCACGGCCACGGCTACTCGTATCGGCCGGCGCCGGACTACAGCTACGGACACTCGTACCGCTACTATGGCCACGGGTACTCCGGGTTCTCAGGCGGGCATCAAGGGTATTCGCCCTCCTGGTCCCATTCGCGCGGCGGGAGCCATCACTCGTATCGATCACACGGCTACGGCGGACATTCCGGCTACGGCGGGCATTCGCGATGGGGCAGCGGGCATCGCGGCCACTGATACGTACCGAACGATTCTGAAGTGTCTCCTTTAATGGTGGGCACGGCTTCGAGACTCATCGACGCCGTGCCCTTTTCTCGCGCTTTTCGTTGGCTGGGGTGACCGCAAGGGGTGATCGACTTATGGCGGCGGCGCGAAGCGCCTCATCGGGCGTTGCAGCCCGAGTCGACTCTCTCTGCGTGGTTTTCCGCCTTTGAGCACCGATGGGGGTCTCGGCCGCTTACTCGTTTTCACGACTCCGAATGCGTCGCAACTATGGGGGCGGCGGATCAAAAACCGACGATCCGTCGAGGAGAACTTCGACGAATGCCGGTATGTCGGAAAGCGTGACAAGTCCATCGCGGTCTGCGTCAGCGCCGCAGCGCTCAACCTCAGGCGCGGTCTCAGGGTCTAATAACACATAAAGGAAGGTCTGTACATCGTTCCCATCGCGAAAGGTGTCGCCGTTCACATCACCGGTCAGGCAGTCGACGTTGGCGAACCGGAATGTGAAGGGCTCAGAATCCGCGTATCCCGTCGAGCCCGTGTCCACGAACTTGCACGTCGCCCGCCATACGGTGCGCGTCGGATCAAATGCGGGAGCCTCGGAATTGATGTGCCAGGTCAAGTGAATGTGCAGGTTCTCATTTCCGAGCAAGATACGTTCGCCGGGTTCGTCGATGATGACGAAACTCGGACTGATTGCCCGAAAGCCGGTATCGAACTGAACGGCTTCAATTCGAATCTGCGCTCCGGGTTCCAGCGGAAAGAGGTCGTTTTCCGGATCGGGCGTAATCAGCCGGTCGAATCCGGGGTCGTTGTCGGCCCAGCCTTCAAACAGTCCGGTCACGGGAGGCAGTGCAATCACGTTGATATCTGGCTGAAATCCCCCCCACGTAAGCTGTCCTGAAGCGGTCCGGGCCGGAACGACGTCACCGGCGTGCTGCGCCATTGTCTGAGACGTTGGTGCGATCACTATGAAGGCGACCCACAGGCCGCCAATTTGTATGGTTCGATTCGACGTGCTTGGTCGTCGGCTGCGCACTGCAAAAAAAAGCGCTCCGAACGCGAGCAGGGCTAGACTGGTCGGCTCAGGCACGGGAACGAACGTGAGCGTCACCGGATCACTGGGCAGATAGCCGGTCGCCCCTGTATCAAGCAGTCTGAACGTGGCGCTCCACTGCGTCTGTATCGGGGGTGGAACAAACCCTGGGTCGTTCGAATCAATGTGCCAGAACGCATGTTCGTCGAAGGGGACCGGTCCGATGTTCCACGTCTCCGCGGGATCGTTGAAGACGGAGGCGAACCCGGGCGTCCACCCTTTAAGCGCGGCGTCGAAGGCGATCACTTCCAGCACGATGTTGGCGCCATTCGCCGGGACGAACAGGCCTTCGGCCGGGATGGGGTTCTCGATCGTGAAGAAACCGGGGTCGATATCCCCCCAGCCGAAAAGAGGACCATTGATCTCGGGCAATTCAACGGGTCCCTCGAAATAGACTCCTCTGAGCTGGCCGGCGGCGGTGACACCGATGTTCACGTCTCCTTCCTTTACGCCGGCATAGACGGGCGATGCCGCAATCAGCGCGGCCACCGTCAGAAACTTGCCAATTCGATTCTTCATGTCATTCTCCTCTTTGCAAAGTGTTCAGGTATCTCGCAAGCGTCCGCTGAGTCGAACCTTGCGGTCCACACGTTGGTAACGCCTACCAACCGATGCGTGGATCGTACTTGTTATGAATCCATGCGATGTCCGGGAAATTGCTGGCCTCGACGTCGATGCCGTACGTTTGCTCAAACGTGAGCGTCTCCGCATGACCGTCAACCATCCCATAGTTGGCCTTCTTGCGGTGACGTTCGATGGCGACTTCCTGCGACGCGAACGACCTTGGATTGGCGAACCAGTTTTCTGGATGCACGTGATCGCTCACCGCCCAAGAGCCCGAC includes these proteins:
- a CDS encoding hypothetical protein (Glyoxal oxidase N-terminus) codes for the protein MSNKSLVTATLIVVLSLSGLIPARGQTPAQDGQWSTPFSLPLIAIHSAVLPTGKVLMFSAEHGVPGIHAWLFDPASILGTPVLTNVPPPTGWNPDCAGHSFLPDGRLLVAGGTLQFNPLLGSKLAYLFDPWIEQWIQVEDMRAGRWYPTNVTLPDGRVVTMSGINDTDGGLNPDIELWDVNGANNWELLGQKYIPYYPYLHVLPSGLVFRSGPDSQTETFNPATSIWTPVDGTNASARFEAPSVLLPPTLNRVMLIGGYTGGSSLPTNSAEIIDFSTGTPTWTLTAHMGFRRMEFNAVILPTQKVLVVGGKASADGSPDQPVLTPEIFDPANPSWDQVAPHQIPRMYHSTAILLPDARVLAAGGDFQPTGEIYSPPYLFQGLRPTITSAPGWIAYGSNFALGFTSATGNNRVALISLSSVTHSVNMGQRYVLLAQGLAAGGAVSVPAPASGYLAPPGYYMLFVVNANGVPSVSQIVRVGERIPGDLNCDGMVNASDQSPFVNALLDPAGFSGCAILNADMNGDTLIDGQDIPGFVAALL
- the htrA gene encoding Putative serine protease HtrA: MFSVKPFFSVVSVAAMLMLAVASCRDGGANARHGIQTTAGDLQQQLEACRKQHAAQVSTAEVEVLRAKLRRYDGVAEEEGHRRAAMRRVMDSYSRGVCLIHGVFTFHERRGVTSAPVKDAEEKPIELEYLGSGFLVSDHGHVVTNRHVAEPWWNNERVAPLLAAGLEPTFIQLTATFPDHEPLSIDAKTIRVSTESVDVAVFVVSVKGIPVLPLSDRDPRELRGERLMLLGYPTGLSALLARADPDVAHAALAEAHDTTTLIEALSRRHAITPVITHGTLSDATGRQLIYDAVTTSGGSGGPVFGPDGDVIGVNFAILRDFQGSNFGVPIRFVQPLLP
- a CDS encoding SLBB domain protein, encoding MNGVPSQNIVIRPLDLIYVSHGAMGEYYMAGNVARPGAYETHGHGPTLKQAIAAAGGFGPLAWPSRVQIVRRLNNDEEQTFQVNLDAIFAGTEADVLLKPNDLVNVGTTALAPFLSVARNAFRFSYGFGFVYDRNFADSDTAQAREQVKSRRLQEAQSRGLPIR